Proteins encoded by one window of Cloeon dipterum chromosome 4, ieCloDipt1.1, whole genome shotgun sequence:
- the LOC135942136 gene encoding phosphatidylinositol 4-phosphate 5-kinase type-1 gamma-like isoform X4, whose protein sequence is MASGANVGEVVDNGDSGEGTSSSTRKKPRESTGEESDEDEKEKERQDRLMSLDGTGAKPVGGALGIQRNKSERERKIGHRRVGVGGEITYKKIQTTQIMGSIQLGIQHAIGGLASKPERDLLMQDFMTVETTNFPSEGSNHTPAHHYSEFKFKTYAPIAFRYFRDLFGIQPDDFLISLCNSPLRELSNPGASGSIFYLTTDDEFIIKTVQHKEGEFLQKLLPGYYMNLNQNPRTLLPKFFGLYCYQCNSKNVRLVVMNNLLPSWVKMHQKYDLKGSTYKRKASKSERLKKSPTYKDLDFMEHHPDGIYLEADTYSALIKTIQRDCRVLESFKIMDYSLLVGIHNLDQATREKIEQKNEEKLAAEKSRAEKPAVDEEPAVSVAAPSGTSLNRSRSINRQRLVAHSTAMESIQAESEPIDEEDDVPPGGIPARNAKGERLLLYLGVIDILQSYRLQKKLEHTFKSIIHDGDTVSVHRPGFYAQRFQDFMAKTVFTKIQSLDLPAIKGNHRKFRTLVTSYIALKDMLALKHSPSKRKSLNQAQQPVSLVQRVLNANRAAQEDAGTFAAADNSPPSEEVKSPTESTASVAAATPAAAPSAAAVASTAPAAVSTADQASPVTPSPIPTSLYSESPMAAGSTCSSAHNYPAVLKDRPKSRVPPPVPPRSPNRGGGRHMAQHHLHQRPGGHTGSLHLSSEGYGSGTDENSSQSPRHVSISASHVLVSRSSAYHREDNIRIQRFRTLNQRTYSSVSEMTNKSSSLSVESAGSGHRSNITWTPPASVEGSTPTWTEGTPSFTESSSSGDLEGHFRGSFHSSSSRGSRSGRSSATGCPTTPARSLNHSRGGSEGGAQSVADDFDDLDDDAAEIGFYRGRV, encoded by the exons ATGGCTTCCGGGGCAAACGTTGGGGAAGTTGTTGATAACGGGGACTCTGGCGAAGGGACGTCGAGCAGCACGAGGAAAAAGCCTAGAGAGTCGACTGGCGAGGAGAGCGACGAGGATG aaaaggaaaaggaaaggCAAGACAGACTCATGTCGTTGGACGGCACAGGAGCAAAACCTGTCGGTGGGGCACTGGGAATCCAAAGAAACAAGTCGGAGCGAGAGCGAAAGATTGGACATCGGAGAGTTGGCGTTGGCGGAGAAATCACGTACAAAAAA ATCCAAACGACGCAAATCATGGGTTCCATTCAGCTGGGGATCCAGCACGCGATTGGAGGACTGGCGTCCAAGCCAGAGCGTGATTTGCTCATGCAAGACTTTATGACTGTGGAAACCACTAATTTTCCAAGTGAAGGATCCAACCACACTCCGGCACACCATTATTCAGAATTTAAGTTCAAAACTTATGCCCCAATAGCGTTTAGATACTTTAGGGACTTGTTTGGCATCCAGCCAGACGactttttg ATATCCCTTTGTAATTCTCCATTGCGGGAGTTGTCAAATCCAGGTGCTAGCGGCAGTATTTTCTACCTCACCACCGATGATGAATTCATCATCAAAACTGTTCAACACAAAGAGGGCGAATTTCTGCAAAAACTCCTTCCTGGATATTACATG AATCTGAATCAGAATCCGCGGACACTGTTGCCAAAATTCTTTGGTCTTTACTGTTACCAAtgtaattctaaaaatgtccGGCTTGTAGTGATGAATAACTTGCTTCCATCGTGGGTAAAAATGCATCAGAAGTATGACTTGAAAGGGTCCACATACAAAAGAAAG GCTTCAAAGTCCGAGAGGTTAAAAAAGTCTCCAACCTACAAGGACCTTGACTTCATGGAGCACCACCCTGATGGGATCTACCTGGAGGCTGATACGTACAGCGCTCTGATAAAGACAATACAGAGGGACTGTCGGGTGCTTGAGAGTTTCAAAATCATGGATTACAGCTTACTAGTAGGCATTCACAACCTAGATCAAGCAACGAGAGAAAAGATT gaGCAGAAAAACGAAGAGAAACTCGCAGCTGAGAAGTCAAGGGCTGAGAAACCAGCGGTGGACGAAGAGCCTGCCGTGTCTGTGGCTGCTCCTAGTGGAACTTCTTTGAATAGAAGTAGATCCATTAATCGACAGAGACTGGTTGCCCATTCCACAGCTATGGAGAGTATTCAGGCTGAGAGTGAACCAATTGATGAAGAGGACGATGTACC GCCTGGCGGCATCCCAGCAAGAAACGCAAAGGGAGAACGGTTACTTTTGTATTTAGGCGTCATTGACATTCTTCAGAGCTATCGGCTACAAAAGAAACTGGAGCACACattcaaatcaataattcaCGACGGG GACACGGTCTCTGTCCATAGACCTGGCTTCTATGCGCAGAGATTCCAAGATTTCATGGCGAAAACTGTCTTCACCAAAATCCAGTCCC TGGACTTGCCTGCCATTAAGGGTAACCATCGCAAGTTCCGTACCCTCGTGACAAGCTATATAG CTTTAAAGGATATGTTAG CTTTGAAGCATTCCCCATCCAAGCGCAAGAGTCTGAACCAGGCGCAGCAGCCGGTCAGTTTGGTTCAGCGCGTGTTGAACGCAAACAGGGCAGCGCAGGAGGACGCCGGCACTTTCGCAGCCGCCGACAACTCTCCGCCGTCCGAAGAGGTCAAAAGTCCGACCGAGTCGACGGCCAGCGTGGCCGCAGCGACGCCCGCGGCAGCCCCCTCAGCCGCCGCTGTCGCATCCACAGCGCCCGCTGCCGTGTCCACTGCTGACCAAG CGAGTCCAGTGACACCCAGTCCCATTCCGACCTCCCTGTACTCGGAGTCGCCGATGGCAGCCGGCTCAACGTGTTCGTCGGCGCACAACTACCCTGCCGTGCTGAAGGACCGCCCGAAGAGCCGCGTGCCGCCACCGGTGCCGCCGCGCTCGCCGAACCGTGGCGGCGGCCGCCACATGGCGCAGCACCACCTGCACCAACGGCCCGGAG GACATACTGGGAGTTTGCATCTTTCATCAGAAGGCTATGGGAGTGGGACGGATGAAAATAGTAGTCAATCACCTAGACACGTGTCGATATCCGCCAGTCACGTCCTCGTGTCAAGATCTTCAGCCTACCACCGAGAGGACAACATTAG GATACAGAGATTCCGCACGCTGAACCAACGAACCTATTCTAGTGTAAGCGAAATGACCAACAAGTCGTCCTCGCTGAGCGTCGAGTCAGCTGGCTCCGGCCATCGGTCCAACATCACGTGGACGCCACCCGCGTCCGTCGAAGGCAGCACCCCCACTTGGACTGAAGGCACCCCCTCGTTCACCGAGTCCTCCAGCAGTGGAGACCTTG AGGGCCACTTCCGCGGCAGTTTTCATTCGTCTTCGTCGAGAGGCTCTCGAAGTGGTCGGAGCAGTGCCACCG
- the LOC135942136 gene encoding phosphatidylinositol 4-phosphate 5-kinase type-1 alpha-like isoform X11, translated as MASGANVGEVVDNGDSGEGTSSSTRKKPRESTGEESDEDEKEKERQDRLMSLDGTGAKPVGGALGIQRNKSERERKIGHRRVGVGGEITYKKIQTTQIMGSIQLGIQHAIGGLASKPERDLLMQDFMTVETTNFPSEGSNHTPAHHYSEFKFKTYAPIAFRYFRDLFGIQPDDFLISLCNSPLRELSNPGASGSIFYLTTDDEFIIKTVQHKEGEFLQKLLPGYYMNLNQNPRTLLPKFFGLYCYQCNSKNVRLVVMNNLLPSWVKMHQKYDLKGSTYKRKASKSERLKKSPTYKDLDFMEHHPDGIYLEADTYSALIKTIQRDCRVLESFKIMDYSLLVGIHNLDQATREKIEQKNEEKLAAEKSRAEKPAVDEEPAVSVAAPSGTSLNRSRSINRQRLVAHSTAMESIQAESEPIDEEDDVPPGGIPARNAKGERLLLYLGVIDILQSYRLQKKLEHTFKSIIHDGDTVSVHRPGFYAQRFQDFMAKTVFTKIQSLDLPAIKGNHRKFRTLVTSYIALKDMLALKHSPSKRKSLNQAQQPVSLVQRVLNANRAAQEDAGTFAAADNSPPSEEVKSPTESTASVAAATPAAAPSAAAVASTAPAAVSTADQGHTGSLHLSSEGYGSGTDENSSQSPRHVSISASHVLVSRSSAYHREDNIRIQRFRTLNQRTYSSVSEMTNKSSSLSVESAGSGHRSNITWTPPASVEGSTPTWTEGTPSFTESSSSGDLEGHFRGSFHSSSSRGSRSGRSSATGCPTTPARSLNHSRGGSEGGAQSVADDFDDLDDDAAEIGFYRGRV; from the exons ATGGCTTCCGGGGCAAACGTTGGGGAAGTTGTTGATAACGGGGACTCTGGCGAAGGGACGTCGAGCAGCACGAGGAAAAAGCCTAGAGAGTCGACTGGCGAGGAGAGCGACGAGGATG aaaaggaaaaggaaaggCAAGACAGACTCATGTCGTTGGACGGCACAGGAGCAAAACCTGTCGGTGGGGCACTGGGAATCCAAAGAAACAAGTCGGAGCGAGAGCGAAAGATTGGACATCGGAGAGTTGGCGTTGGCGGAGAAATCACGTACAAAAAA ATCCAAACGACGCAAATCATGGGTTCCATTCAGCTGGGGATCCAGCACGCGATTGGAGGACTGGCGTCCAAGCCAGAGCGTGATTTGCTCATGCAAGACTTTATGACTGTGGAAACCACTAATTTTCCAAGTGAAGGATCCAACCACACTCCGGCACACCATTATTCAGAATTTAAGTTCAAAACTTATGCCCCAATAGCGTTTAGATACTTTAGGGACTTGTTTGGCATCCAGCCAGACGactttttg ATATCCCTTTGTAATTCTCCATTGCGGGAGTTGTCAAATCCAGGTGCTAGCGGCAGTATTTTCTACCTCACCACCGATGATGAATTCATCATCAAAACTGTTCAACACAAAGAGGGCGAATTTCTGCAAAAACTCCTTCCTGGATATTACATG AATCTGAATCAGAATCCGCGGACACTGTTGCCAAAATTCTTTGGTCTTTACTGTTACCAAtgtaattctaaaaatgtccGGCTTGTAGTGATGAATAACTTGCTTCCATCGTGGGTAAAAATGCATCAGAAGTATGACTTGAAAGGGTCCACATACAAAAGAAAG GCTTCAAAGTCCGAGAGGTTAAAAAAGTCTCCAACCTACAAGGACCTTGACTTCATGGAGCACCACCCTGATGGGATCTACCTGGAGGCTGATACGTACAGCGCTCTGATAAAGACAATACAGAGGGACTGTCGGGTGCTTGAGAGTTTCAAAATCATGGATTACAGCTTACTAGTAGGCATTCACAACCTAGATCAAGCAACGAGAGAAAAGATT gaGCAGAAAAACGAAGAGAAACTCGCAGCTGAGAAGTCAAGGGCTGAGAAACCAGCGGTGGACGAAGAGCCTGCCGTGTCTGTGGCTGCTCCTAGTGGAACTTCTTTGAATAGAAGTAGATCCATTAATCGACAGAGACTGGTTGCCCATTCCACAGCTATGGAGAGTATTCAGGCTGAGAGTGAACCAATTGATGAAGAGGACGATGTACC GCCTGGCGGCATCCCAGCAAGAAACGCAAAGGGAGAACGGTTACTTTTGTATTTAGGCGTCATTGACATTCTTCAGAGCTATCGGCTACAAAAGAAACTGGAGCACACattcaaatcaataattcaCGACGGG GACACGGTCTCTGTCCATAGACCTGGCTTCTATGCGCAGAGATTCCAAGATTTCATGGCGAAAACTGTCTTCACCAAAATCCAGTCCC TGGACTTGCCTGCCATTAAGGGTAACCATCGCAAGTTCCGTACCCTCGTGACAAGCTATATAG CTTTAAAGGATATGTTAG CTTTGAAGCATTCCCCATCCAAGCGCAAGAGTCTGAACCAGGCGCAGCAGCCGGTCAGTTTGGTTCAGCGCGTGTTGAACGCAAACAGGGCAGCGCAGGAGGACGCCGGCACTTTCGCAGCCGCCGACAACTCTCCGCCGTCCGAAGAGGTCAAAAGTCCGACCGAGTCGACGGCCAGCGTGGCCGCAGCGACGCCCGCGGCAGCCCCCTCAGCCGCCGCTGTCGCATCCACAGCGCCCGCTGCCGTGTCCACTGCTGACCAAG GACATACTGGGAGTTTGCATCTTTCATCAGAAGGCTATGGGAGTGGGACGGATGAAAATAGTAGTCAATCACCTAGACACGTGTCGATATCCGCCAGTCACGTCCTCGTGTCAAGATCTTCAGCCTACCACCGAGAGGACAACATTAG GATACAGAGATTCCGCACGCTGAACCAACGAACCTATTCTAGTGTAAGCGAAATGACCAACAAGTCGTCCTCGCTGAGCGTCGAGTCAGCTGGCTCCGGCCATCGGTCCAACATCACGTGGACGCCACCCGCGTCCGTCGAAGGCAGCACCCCCACTTGGACTGAAGGCACCCCCTCGTTCACCGAGTCCTCCAGCAGTGGAGACCTTG AGGGCCACTTCCGCGGCAGTTTTCATTCGTCTTCGTCGAGAGGCTCTCGAAGTGGTCGGAGCAGTGCCACCG
- the LOC135942136 gene encoding phosphatidylinositol 4-phosphate 5-kinase type-1 gamma-like isoform X3 codes for MASGANVGEVVDNGDSGEGTSSSTRKKPRESTGEESDEDEKEKERQDRLMSLDGTGAKPVGGALGIQRNKSERERKIGHRRVGVGGEITYKKIQTTQIMGSIQLGIQHAIGGLASKPERDLLMQDFMTVETTNFPSEGSNHTPAHHYSEFKFKTYAPIAFRYFRDLFGIQPDDFLISLCNSPLRELSNPGASGSIFYLTTDDEFIIKTVQHKEGEFLQKLLPGYYMNLNQNPRTLLPKFFGLYCYQCNSKNVRLVVMNNLLPSWVKMHQKYDLKGSTYKRKASKSERLKKSPTYKDLDFMEHHPDGIYLEADTYSALIKTIQRDCRVLESFKIMDYSLLVGIHNLDQATREKIEQKNEEKLAAEKSRAEKPAVDEEPAVSVAAPSGTSLNRSRSINRQRLVAHSTAMESIQAESEPIDEEDDVPPGGIPARNAKGERLLLYLGVIDILQSYRLQKKLEHTFKSIIHDGDTVSVHRPGFYAQRFQDFMAKTVFTKIQSLDLPAIKGNHRKFRTLVTSYIALKHSPSKRKSLNQAQQPVSLVQRVLNANRAAQEDAGTFAAADNSPPSEEVKSPTESTASVAAATPAAAPSAAAVASTAPAAVSTADQGHHGASSQTTSKPASPVTPSPIPTSLYSESPMAAGSTCSSAHNYPAVLKDRPKSRVPPPVPPRSPNRGGGRHMAQHHLHQRPGGHTGSLHLSSEGYGSGTDENSSQSPRHVSISASHVLVSRSSAYHREDNIRIQRFRTLNQRTYSSVSEMTNKSSSLSVESAGSGHRSNITWTPPASVEGSTPTWTEGTPSFTESSSSGDLEGHFRGSFHSSSSRGSRSGRSSATGCPTTPARSLNHSRGGSEGGAQSVADDFDDLDDDAAEIGFYRGRV; via the exons ATGGCTTCCGGGGCAAACGTTGGGGAAGTTGTTGATAACGGGGACTCTGGCGAAGGGACGTCGAGCAGCACGAGGAAAAAGCCTAGAGAGTCGACTGGCGAGGAGAGCGACGAGGATG aaaaggaaaaggaaaggCAAGACAGACTCATGTCGTTGGACGGCACAGGAGCAAAACCTGTCGGTGGGGCACTGGGAATCCAAAGAAACAAGTCGGAGCGAGAGCGAAAGATTGGACATCGGAGAGTTGGCGTTGGCGGAGAAATCACGTACAAAAAA ATCCAAACGACGCAAATCATGGGTTCCATTCAGCTGGGGATCCAGCACGCGATTGGAGGACTGGCGTCCAAGCCAGAGCGTGATTTGCTCATGCAAGACTTTATGACTGTGGAAACCACTAATTTTCCAAGTGAAGGATCCAACCACACTCCGGCACACCATTATTCAGAATTTAAGTTCAAAACTTATGCCCCAATAGCGTTTAGATACTTTAGGGACTTGTTTGGCATCCAGCCAGACGactttttg ATATCCCTTTGTAATTCTCCATTGCGGGAGTTGTCAAATCCAGGTGCTAGCGGCAGTATTTTCTACCTCACCACCGATGATGAATTCATCATCAAAACTGTTCAACACAAAGAGGGCGAATTTCTGCAAAAACTCCTTCCTGGATATTACATG AATCTGAATCAGAATCCGCGGACACTGTTGCCAAAATTCTTTGGTCTTTACTGTTACCAAtgtaattctaaaaatgtccGGCTTGTAGTGATGAATAACTTGCTTCCATCGTGGGTAAAAATGCATCAGAAGTATGACTTGAAAGGGTCCACATACAAAAGAAAG GCTTCAAAGTCCGAGAGGTTAAAAAAGTCTCCAACCTACAAGGACCTTGACTTCATGGAGCACCACCCTGATGGGATCTACCTGGAGGCTGATACGTACAGCGCTCTGATAAAGACAATACAGAGGGACTGTCGGGTGCTTGAGAGTTTCAAAATCATGGATTACAGCTTACTAGTAGGCATTCACAACCTAGATCAAGCAACGAGAGAAAAGATT gaGCAGAAAAACGAAGAGAAACTCGCAGCTGAGAAGTCAAGGGCTGAGAAACCAGCGGTGGACGAAGAGCCTGCCGTGTCTGTGGCTGCTCCTAGTGGAACTTCTTTGAATAGAAGTAGATCCATTAATCGACAGAGACTGGTTGCCCATTCCACAGCTATGGAGAGTATTCAGGCTGAGAGTGAACCAATTGATGAAGAGGACGATGTACC GCCTGGCGGCATCCCAGCAAGAAACGCAAAGGGAGAACGGTTACTTTTGTATTTAGGCGTCATTGACATTCTTCAGAGCTATCGGCTACAAAAGAAACTGGAGCACACattcaaatcaataattcaCGACGGG GACACGGTCTCTGTCCATAGACCTGGCTTCTATGCGCAGAGATTCCAAGATTTCATGGCGAAAACTGTCTTCACCAAAATCCAGTCCC TGGACTTGCCTGCCATTAAGGGTAACCATCGCAAGTTCCGTACCCTCGTGACAAGCTATATAG CTTTGAAGCATTCCCCATCCAAGCGCAAGAGTCTGAACCAGGCGCAGCAGCCGGTCAGTTTGGTTCAGCGCGTGTTGAACGCAAACAGGGCAGCGCAGGAGGACGCCGGCACTTTCGCAGCCGCCGACAACTCTCCGCCGTCCGAAGAGGTCAAAAGTCCGACCGAGTCGACGGCCAGCGTGGCCGCAGCGACGCCCGCGGCAGCCCCCTCAGCCGCCGCTGTCGCATCCACAGCGCCCGCTGCCGTGTCCACTGCTGACCAAG GCCATCATGGTGCTTCAAGTCAGACCACAAGCAAGCCTG CGAGTCCAGTGACACCCAGTCCCATTCCGACCTCCCTGTACTCGGAGTCGCCGATGGCAGCCGGCTCAACGTGTTCGTCGGCGCACAACTACCCTGCCGTGCTGAAGGACCGCCCGAAGAGCCGCGTGCCGCCACCGGTGCCGCCGCGCTCGCCGAACCGTGGCGGCGGCCGCCACATGGCGCAGCACCACCTGCACCAACGGCCCGGAG GACATACTGGGAGTTTGCATCTTTCATCAGAAGGCTATGGGAGTGGGACGGATGAAAATAGTAGTCAATCACCTAGACACGTGTCGATATCCGCCAGTCACGTCCTCGTGTCAAGATCTTCAGCCTACCACCGAGAGGACAACATTAG GATACAGAGATTCCGCACGCTGAACCAACGAACCTATTCTAGTGTAAGCGAAATGACCAACAAGTCGTCCTCGCTGAGCGTCGAGTCAGCTGGCTCCGGCCATCGGTCCAACATCACGTGGACGCCACCCGCGTCCGTCGAAGGCAGCACCCCCACTTGGACTGAAGGCACCCCCTCGTTCACCGAGTCCTCCAGCAGTGGAGACCTTG AGGGCCACTTCCGCGGCAGTTTTCATTCGTCTTCGTCGAGAGGCTCTCGAAGTGGTCGGAGCAGTGCCACCG
- the LOC135942136 gene encoding phosphatidylinositol 4-phosphate 5-kinase type-1 beta-like isoform X8 yields the protein MASGANVGEVVDNGDSGEGTSSSTRKKPRESTGEESDEDEKEKERQDRLMSLDGTGAKPVGGALGIQRNKSERERKIGHRRVGVGGEITYKKIQTTQIMGSIQLGIQHAIGGLASKPERDLLMQDFMTVETTNFPSEGSNHTPAHHYSEFKFKTYAPIAFRYFRDLFGIQPDDFLISLCNSPLRELSNPGASGSIFYLTTDDEFIIKTVQHKEGEFLQKLLPGYYMNLNQNPRTLLPKFFGLYCYQCNSKNVRLVVMNNLLPSWVKMHQKYDLKGSTYKRKASKSERLKKSPTYKDLDFMEHHPDGIYLEADTYSALIKTIQRDCRVLESFKIMDYSLLVGIHNLDQATREKIEQKNEEKLAAEKSRAEKPAVDEEPAVSVAAPSGTSLNRSRSINRQRLVAHSTAMESIQAESEPIDEEDDVPPGGIPARNAKGERLLLYLGVIDILQSYRLQKKLEHTFKSIIHDGDTVSVHRPGFYAQRFQDFMAKTVFTKIQSPLKHSPSKRKSLNQAQQPVSLVQRVLNANRAAQEDAGTFAAADNSPPSEEVKSPTESTASVAAATPAAAPSAAAVASTAPAAVSTADQGHHGASSQTTSKPASPVTPSPIPTSLYSESPMAAGSTCSSAHNYPAVLKDRPKSRVPPPVPPRSPNRGGGRHMAQHHLHQRPGGHTGSLHLSSEGYGSGTDENSSQSPRHVSISASHVLVSRSSAYHREDNIRIQRFRTLNQRTYSSVSEMTNKSSSLSVESAGSGHRSNITWTPPASVEGSTPTWTEGTPSFTESSSSGDLEGHFRGSFHSSSSRGSRSGRSSATGCPTTPARSLNHSRGGSEGGAQSVADDFDDLDDDAAEIGFYRGRV from the exons ATGGCTTCCGGGGCAAACGTTGGGGAAGTTGTTGATAACGGGGACTCTGGCGAAGGGACGTCGAGCAGCACGAGGAAAAAGCCTAGAGAGTCGACTGGCGAGGAGAGCGACGAGGATG aaaaggaaaaggaaaggCAAGACAGACTCATGTCGTTGGACGGCACAGGAGCAAAACCTGTCGGTGGGGCACTGGGAATCCAAAGAAACAAGTCGGAGCGAGAGCGAAAGATTGGACATCGGAGAGTTGGCGTTGGCGGAGAAATCACGTACAAAAAA ATCCAAACGACGCAAATCATGGGTTCCATTCAGCTGGGGATCCAGCACGCGATTGGAGGACTGGCGTCCAAGCCAGAGCGTGATTTGCTCATGCAAGACTTTATGACTGTGGAAACCACTAATTTTCCAAGTGAAGGATCCAACCACACTCCGGCACACCATTATTCAGAATTTAAGTTCAAAACTTATGCCCCAATAGCGTTTAGATACTTTAGGGACTTGTTTGGCATCCAGCCAGACGactttttg ATATCCCTTTGTAATTCTCCATTGCGGGAGTTGTCAAATCCAGGTGCTAGCGGCAGTATTTTCTACCTCACCACCGATGATGAATTCATCATCAAAACTGTTCAACACAAAGAGGGCGAATTTCTGCAAAAACTCCTTCCTGGATATTACATG AATCTGAATCAGAATCCGCGGACACTGTTGCCAAAATTCTTTGGTCTTTACTGTTACCAAtgtaattctaaaaatgtccGGCTTGTAGTGATGAATAACTTGCTTCCATCGTGGGTAAAAATGCATCAGAAGTATGACTTGAAAGGGTCCACATACAAAAGAAAG GCTTCAAAGTCCGAGAGGTTAAAAAAGTCTCCAACCTACAAGGACCTTGACTTCATGGAGCACCACCCTGATGGGATCTACCTGGAGGCTGATACGTACAGCGCTCTGATAAAGACAATACAGAGGGACTGTCGGGTGCTTGAGAGTTTCAAAATCATGGATTACAGCTTACTAGTAGGCATTCACAACCTAGATCAAGCAACGAGAGAAAAGATT gaGCAGAAAAACGAAGAGAAACTCGCAGCTGAGAAGTCAAGGGCTGAGAAACCAGCGGTGGACGAAGAGCCTGCCGTGTCTGTGGCTGCTCCTAGTGGAACTTCTTTGAATAGAAGTAGATCCATTAATCGACAGAGACTGGTTGCCCATTCCACAGCTATGGAGAGTATTCAGGCTGAGAGTGAACCAATTGATGAAGAGGACGATGTACC GCCTGGCGGCATCCCAGCAAGAAACGCAAAGGGAGAACGGTTACTTTTGTATTTAGGCGTCATTGACATTCTTCAGAGCTATCGGCTACAAAAGAAACTGGAGCACACattcaaatcaataattcaCGACGGG GACACGGTCTCTGTCCATAGACCTGGCTTCTATGCGCAGAGATTCCAAGATTTCATGGCGAAAACTGTCTTCACCAAAATCCAGTCCC CTTTGAAGCATTCCCCATCCAAGCGCAAGAGTCTGAACCAGGCGCAGCAGCCGGTCAGTTTGGTTCAGCGCGTGTTGAACGCAAACAGGGCAGCGCAGGAGGACGCCGGCACTTTCGCAGCCGCCGACAACTCTCCGCCGTCCGAAGAGGTCAAAAGTCCGACCGAGTCGACGGCCAGCGTGGCCGCAGCGACGCCCGCGGCAGCCCCCTCAGCCGCCGCTGTCGCATCCACAGCGCCCGCTGCCGTGTCCACTGCTGACCAAG GCCATCATGGTGCTTCAAGTCAGACCACAAGCAAGCCTG CGAGTCCAGTGACACCCAGTCCCATTCCGACCTCCCTGTACTCGGAGTCGCCGATGGCAGCCGGCTCAACGTGTTCGTCGGCGCACAACTACCCTGCCGTGCTGAAGGACCGCCCGAAGAGCCGCGTGCCGCCACCGGTGCCGCCGCGCTCGCCGAACCGTGGCGGCGGCCGCCACATGGCGCAGCACCACCTGCACCAACGGCCCGGAG GACATACTGGGAGTTTGCATCTTTCATCAGAAGGCTATGGGAGTGGGACGGATGAAAATAGTAGTCAATCACCTAGACACGTGTCGATATCCGCCAGTCACGTCCTCGTGTCAAGATCTTCAGCCTACCACCGAGAGGACAACATTAG GATACAGAGATTCCGCACGCTGAACCAACGAACCTATTCTAGTGTAAGCGAAATGACCAACAAGTCGTCCTCGCTGAGCGTCGAGTCAGCTGGCTCCGGCCATCGGTCCAACATCACGTGGACGCCACCCGCGTCCGTCGAAGGCAGCACCCCCACTTGGACTGAAGGCACCCCCTCGTTCACCGAGTCCTCCAGCAGTGGAGACCTTG AGGGCCACTTCCGCGGCAGTTTTCATTCGTCTTCGTCGAGAGGCTCTCGAAGTGGTCGGAGCAGTGCCACCG